The following proteins are co-located in the Rheinheimera salexigens genome:
- a CDS encoding CDP-alcohol phosphatidyltransferase family protein, whose translation MLDVYITPLIKPLLIPIVKQLSRWQLTPNQLTVVGFAIGMLALPLLAFEYYYAALVMIILNRILDGLDGALARWQNSSSAAGGYLDISLDFLFYAAVPLGFALANPEQNALAAAVLLASFIGTASSFLAFAIPAERYQLTRPQFAHKSFYYLHGLTEGSETILLFIAFCLWPQHFVILALVFAAAACITIITRVIGGFNTLKQFDHVE comes from the coding sequence ATGTTAGATGTCTACATAACACCGTTAATTAAACCGTTATTAATACCTATAGTGAAGCAGTTATCACGCTGGCAGTTAACACCTAATCAGCTTACTGTGGTTGGTTTTGCAATAGGTATGTTAGCGTTACCGCTACTGGCTTTTGAATACTATTATGCGGCATTAGTTATGATTATATTAAATCGCATTCTCGATGGCCTTGATGGTGCGCTGGCGCGATGGCAAAACAGCAGCTCGGCAGCAGGAGGGTATTTAGATATTAGTTTAGACTTTTTATTTTATGCCGCCGTACCATTAGGTTTTGCCTTGGCTAATCCTGAACAAAACGCCTTAGCGGCTGCGGTATTATTAGCTAGCTTTATTGGCACTGCCTCTAGCTTTTTAGCTTTTGCTATTCCTGCCGAACGTTATCAATTAACCCGCCCGCAATTTGCGCATAAAAGTTTTTATTATTTGCATGGCTTAACCGAAGGCAGCGAAACTATATTGTTATTTATCGCTTTTTGTCTTTGGCCCCAACATTTTGTGATATTAGCCTTAGTGTTTGCTGCCGCAGCCTGTATTACTATTATAACTCGAGTAATAGGCGGCTTTAACACCCTAAAACAATTTGACCATGTTGAATAA
- a CDS encoding sterol desaturase family protein — protein MLNNSMLEHESLYRLGVFVGVMLLMMAWEAIAPARTDPVGRPRRWRTNLLMLLSGSVLLRLLAPISLVAIAGWAQQHDIGALYLIDLSFSVKVLLAIVMFDMIIYWQHRLFHQIPWLWRLHQIHHADPHIDSTSGLRFHPLEILLSYGVKLVAVLLLGAPALAIMLFEIILNASAIFNHSNIRLPARIEWPLRQIIVTQQMHRIHHSQRPEETNSNYSFNLTVWDKLFGSYRKTATKTDQELDIGLVQYQKPEQNSGLGYLLSLPFRRQKP, from the coding sequence ATGTTGAATAACAGTATGCTGGAACATGAGTCTTTATATCGCTTAGGTGTATTTGTCGGCGTGATGCTGCTGATGATGGCGTGGGAAGCTATAGCACCGGCGCGAACTGATCCGGTAGGCCGGCCACGCCGTTGGCGGACTAATTTATTAATGCTGCTGTCGGGCTCAGTATTATTGCGCTTACTCGCACCCATAAGTTTAGTGGCAATAGCAGGTTGGGCTCAGCAGCACGATATAGGTGCTTTGTACTTAATCGACTTATCCTTTTCGGTTAAGGTGCTGTTGGCGATTGTGATGTTCGATATGATTATTTATTGGCAACATCGGCTATTTCATCAAATACCGTGGCTATGGCGCTTGCATCAAATTCATCATGCCGATCCGCATATTGATAGCACTAGTGGCCTGCGTTTTCACCCACTAGAGATTTTACTCAGTTATGGCGTAAAACTAGTCGCAGTGCTGCTACTAGGAGCACCCGCGCTGGCCATAATGCTATTTGAGATTATTCTTAATGCCAGTGCTATCTTTAACCACAGCAATATTCGCTTACCGGCCCGAATTGAATGGCCGCTTAGGCAAATTATCGTCACCCAGCAAATGCACCGCATTCACCACAGCCAACGGCCAGAAGAAACCAATAGTAACTACAGTTTTAATTTAACGGTGTGGGATAAACTATTTGGCAGCTATCGCAAAACCGCGACTAAAACGGATCAAGAATTAGATATCGGCTTAGTGCAATACCAAAAACCAGAGCAAAATAGCGGCTTAGGCTACTTGCTCAGTTTACCGTTTCGGCGTCAGAAACCCTAA
- a CDS encoding response regulator transcription factor translates to MNNKQILIVEDDNWLCDGLVNFLQQSNFKVLAANDLLSARAIVKQAAVTALDIVVCDIGLPDGSGLSLLDELRHSDTGTILISASNSEQARIDGLQAGADDYICKPINPDELLLRIKALLRRIRPQVEPSSDLCFLNYRLNLESRQLHQHQHRCVLSINEHQLLLILIAHKGKTVTRETIANSLDINSHYTQGRALDILVSRLRNKMQFNENSPSAIITHRGKGYMLIDRF, encoded by the coding sequence ATGAATAATAAACAAATTTTAATAGTAGAAGACGACAACTGGTTGTGTGATGGGCTAGTTAATTTTCTACAACAGTCTAATTTTAAGGTATTGGCAGCTAATGACTTACTATCAGCACGAGCCATAGTGAAACAAGCTGCTGTTACCGCTTTAGATATAGTGGTTTGTGATATTGGTTTACCTGATGGTTCGGGTTTAAGCCTACTGGATGAATTACGCCATAGCGATACCGGAACAATTTTAATTTCGGCCAGTAATTCTGAACAAGCCCGTATCGATGGCCTGCAAGCCGGTGCGGATGATTATATATGTAAACCTATTAACCCAGATGAACTTTTACTACGCATAAAAGCTCTACTGCGCAGAATAAGGCCTCAAGTTGAACCTTCTTCTGATTTATGTTTTCTTAATTATCGGCTTAATTTAGAAAGTCGGCAATTACATCAGCATCAACACCGCTGTGTACTTAGCATTAATGAACATCAGTTATTATTAATATTAATCGCCCATAAAGGGAAAACTGTTACTCGTGAGACCATAGCCAACTCGCTTGACATAAACAGTCATTATACCCAAGGTAGAGCATTAGATATTTTAGTATCACGGCTGCGAAATAAAATGCAGTTTAACGAAAATAGCCCCTCAGCCATTATTACCCATAGAGGGAAGGGCTACATGTTAATTGATAGGTTTTAA
- a CDS encoding ABC transporter permease, protein MSKQTWRFNNINWYLNSIKLAPWLLLGLLILPVIGGLVGVLLPAFGWLPALGGEQLNLQAWQQLWQQPGLLAMLGLSAFSGIVSTLLAFAATIVLLACFYASNMLKRLLRVLSPLLVIPHASAAIAIAFLLTPSGLFSRLFAHAGMGWTAPPDWLWPNDAAGLSIVLALALKELPFLLVMALAALTNTNLPAQFRLAQSFGYQRITAFFKIVLPQLYPKLRLPLYAVLVYSCANVEVALILGPSGPPTLAVAIVQWFNDVDLANRFMASAGAVLQLLLVLVIIAGFWLTETGISWLSHRWLANGRRSYGDKYWQYTGWLIVSVITLFMLLAIAGLLLWSVAGYWSYPDLWPQSMQLQHWHSALMFIRLPLANALLVALAASALALVLSLATLEAEQLRQRQLSWFSQAVIYLPLIVPAVAFLFGLVWLQEQLAISPGMATVIASHTVFVLPYMFLALAGSYRYLDPRWAKVGAGLGLSPAAVFFKLKLPLLFSPIMLAIAIGLAVSFGQYLPTLLTGAGRVPTVTTEAVALANGGSRRLVAVYALLQILMPALGFMLAYWCSRLLYHPKQAASFIANSKVNSKVNSKVNSKVNSKVNSKVNSKATANITANTMSKDKEKKKREPNETRF, encoded by the coding sequence ATGAGCAAGCAAACTTGGCGTTTTAACAACATAAACTGGTACTTGAACAGCATTAAACTGGCACCTTGGTTGCTGCTAGGCTTGTTAATATTACCGGTTATCGGTGGCTTAGTTGGCGTACTATTACCGGCCTTTGGTTGGTTACCCGCGTTAGGAGGAGAGCAGTTAAACCTGCAGGCTTGGCAGCAGTTGTGGCAACAGCCAGGGCTGTTAGCTATGTTAGGTTTAAGCGCCTTTAGCGGTATAGTAAGTACGCTATTAGCCTTTGCTGCAACGATAGTATTACTGGCGTGCTTTTACGCCAGCAACATGCTTAAGCGGTTGTTACGAGTATTAAGCCCATTATTGGTGATACCGCATGCCAGCGCGGCCATTGCTATCGCTTTTTTATTAACGCCGTCGGGTTTGTTTAGCCGCTTATTCGCTCATGCCGGCATGGGCTGGACTGCACCACCAGACTGGTTATGGCCCAATGACGCTGCTGGTTTAAGCATTGTCTTGGCACTGGCGTTAAAAGAGTTACCTTTTTTATTAGTCATGGCGCTGGCAGCCCTGACCAATACCAATTTACCCGCCCAGTTTCGCTTGGCACAAAGTTTTGGCTATCAGCGAATAACGGCCTTTTTTAAAATTGTACTGCCTCAGCTCTATCCTAAGCTGCGTTTGCCTTTATATGCCGTGCTGGTGTATAGCTGCGCTAATGTTGAAGTTGCGCTTATTTTAGGGCCTTCTGGCCCGCCGACGTTGGCGGTCGCCATAGTGCAATGGTTTAATGATGTCGATTTAGCAAACCGCTTTATGGCCTCGGCTGGCGCTGTACTGCAATTGCTGTTAGTGCTGGTGATTATTGCTGGATTTTGGTTAACCGAGACCGGCATAAGCTGGTTGAGCCACCGCTGGTTAGCCAATGGACGGCGTAGCTATGGCGATAAATATTGGCAGTATACTGGCTGGTTAATCGTTAGCGTTATAACCCTATTCATGCTGCTGGCTATAGCCGGATTACTGCTGTGGTCGGTGGCAGGGTATTGGTCATATCCTGACTTATGGCCACAAAGCATGCAGCTGCAACATTGGCACAGTGCGTTAATGTTTATCCGTTTACCCTTGGCAAATGCTTTGTTGGTGGCGCTGGCTGCCAGTGCGCTAGCCCTAGTGCTAAGTCTGGCCACCCTGGAAGCTGAGCAGTTGCGCCAACGCCAGTTATCTTGGTTTAGCCAAGCGGTAATTTATTTGCCGCTTATTGTACCGGCGGTGGCATTCTTATTTGGTCTGGTTTGGTTGCAAGAGCAACTAGCAATCTCGCCAGGTATGGCAACAGTGATCGCCAGTCATACGGTGTTTGTTCTGCCGTATATGTTTCTGGCATTGGCTGGCAGTTATCGTTATTTAGATCCGCGTTGGGCTAAGGTTGGCGCAGGCTTGGGTCTAAGCCCAGCCGCTGTGTTTTTTAAGCTAAAATTACCTTTGTTGTTTTCCCCCATCATGCTAGCAATAGCGATTGGCTTGGCGGTCAGTTTTGGTCAGTACTTACCGACTTTATTAACCGGAGCTGGACGGGTGCCTACTGTGACCACCGAAGCAGTGGCGTTGGCTAATGGCGGTAGTCGTCGCTTAGTTGCCGTGTACGCTTTATTACAAATACTAATGCCGGCACTAGGCTTTATGTTGGCATATTGGTGCAGTCGCTTGCTGTATCATCCTAAACAAGCTGCTAGTTTTATCGCTAATAGTAAAGTTAATAGTAAAGTTAATAGTAAAGTTAATAGTAAAGTTAATAGTAAAGTTAATAGTAAAGTTAACAGTAAAGCTACCGCTAACATCACGGCTAACACCATGAGTAAAGACAAAGAGAAAAAAAAGAGAGAGCCGAATGAAACTCGTTTTTAA
- a CDS encoding InlB B-repeat-containing protein, protein MIKKIIKSCWLLLILVVAGLSALVHAADLEDFFWEASSYLPSAENVTYTFQYKTITALNSSDRVFYGKISFAPVWNPTDASISVTVDGVPKDVTSSRLTVGEASISIGAVPANSLVKVILSNVKNGRNAGTTAWSRVGSTYSSSGSIDSANNPAALVLKFPKHIVNAIAGDNGSISPPSKEVSQGSTTNFTVTPNLGYAIDTVTGCDGSLTEINTYTTGAISNACTVDATFKINSYTLTFDLAGGSGVEEITANYGSAITAPANPTRTGYSFAGWSPAVPTTMPAENTTVIAQWTANSYTLSFDSAGGSEVKAINAKFASAITAPAAPTREGYAFAGWSPAIPTAMPANNLTLTANWTTNSYTLSFDSAGGSEVAAINAKFASVITAPAAPTREGYAFAGWSPELPIIMPATDVTVTAQWQQKSYTVTATLTGNGAILPATQQIDHGNTAVFALTVLELDTIVNIDGSCGAARSGDNIITAAITAECDVQVSTYPTSAVYGELNTPVSTGSMIEFSINGGAGDKELASASIIRANIETELELEAALALLSKDDNAQYQFTAKRTGHYILMFRDVISGENIPVEITIAPYLAFASSAQPVNTDSTANVKLWLSDEPAYYPVTAKLTSQGAESKKVSLLVTDYRQYVYSVAVNADTEFVLDEVEGALNGTPKRHQLQLQKTPIALAVKAIATQQGYETVVINQEGGDVTLSALVLNADNVNYSWSSESLDISADGYQLTFNPASVSTGVHKVLVNVSEANGQQGQYLLTLQIISHCIENNCYSKNGLPSSVLASEQPQRLPVCPVGDSLRVEQCQLAEQGGYIASSELYQLTLGEWSMAESWDNMQFGAALGKALAEDAGYTHQGVMVNFNITELSVPGESVPVVISLPVGQQIMSDAVWRKYVNGRWQNFVVNASNIIESAATDANKQCPAVSSDVWQSGLTAGHACIRLTLQDGGPNDNDVKTNGVIQDPGVLAVVNATKPLPPETPDEVKPRSSGSIGTLFIVFMSLVLVWRCRVLVSKRLK, encoded by the coding sequence ATGATTAAAAAAATTATTAAAAGTTGTTGGTTATTGCTAATACTTGTGGTTGCTGGCTTATCTGCTTTAGTGCACGCTGCTGATTTAGAGGATTTTTTTTGGGAGGCGTCGAGTTACTTACCCAGCGCTGAAAATGTCACATATACTTTTCAATACAAAACTATTACTGCTTTAAATTCAAGTGATCGAGTTTTTTATGGGAAAATATCTTTTGCACCAGTTTGGAATCCAACAGATGCTTCAATATCAGTTACTGTAGACGGAGTTCCAAAAGATGTTACATCTTCTAGGCTTACTGTTGGTGAAGCTTCAATCTCTATCGGCGCAGTTCCGGCCAATTCACTCGTTAAAGTTATCTTGTCAAATGTTAAAAATGGTCGCAATGCTGGTACTACCGCTTGGAGTAGAGTAGGGTCGACTTATAGTTCTAGCGGGAGTATTGATAGTGCGAATAATCCAGCTGCATTGGTTTTAAAATTTCCAAAACATATCGTTAATGCAATAGCAGGTGATAATGGAAGCATTTCTCCGCCCTCAAAAGAAGTTAGCCAAGGTTCCACTACAAACTTCACTGTAACACCCAACCTAGGCTATGCTATTGATACTGTAACGGGTTGCGATGGCTCACTAACTGAGATAAACACTTATACTACTGGCGCAATAAGTAATGCCTGTACCGTTGACGCTACCTTTAAAATAAATAGCTATACACTTACTTTTGATCTAGCTGGTGGCTCAGGGGTTGAAGAGATTACGGCTAATTATGGTAGCGCCATTACCGCACCAGCGAACCCAACCCGTACCGGCTATAGCTTCGCCGGTTGGAGCCCAGCGGTGCCAACGACCATGCCAGCGGAAAATACTACTGTGATCGCACAGTGGACAGCGAACAGCTATACCTTAAGCTTTGATAGCGCCGGTGGATCAGAAGTTAAGGCGATTAATGCCAAGTTTGCTAGTGCCATTACTGCCCCAGCTGCGCCAACACGGGAAGGTTATGCCTTTGCTGGTTGGAGCCCAGCGATACCAACAGCCATGCCAGCGAACAACCTAACGCTTACGGCAAACTGGACCACCAATAGTTATACCTTAAGCTTTGACAGTGCCGGCGGTTCGGAAGTTGCTGCGATTAATGCCAAGTTTGCCAGTGTCATTACCGCCCCAGCTGCGCCAACACGAGAAGGTTATGCCTTTGCCGGTTGGAGCCCCGAATTACCAATCATAATGCCTGCAACTGATGTTACCGTAACGGCTCAATGGCAGCAGAAAAGCTACACAGTAACGGCAACCTTAACTGGGAATGGCGCTATTCTCCCAGCGACTCAGCAAATTGATCACGGTAACACCGCAGTGTTTGCCCTGACTGTGCTTGAGTTAGATACCATAGTAAATATTGACGGCAGTTGTGGTGCCGCCCGTTCAGGAGATAATATTATTACTGCTGCGATTACCGCAGAGTGTGATGTGCAGGTAAGCACTTATCCAACTAGTGCAGTGTACGGAGAGCTAAACACGCCAGTTAGCACGGGTAGCATGATTGAATTTAGTATTAATGGTGGTGCAGGTGACAAGGAACTAGCCAGTGCGAGCATAATACGAGCGAATATTGAAACCGAATTAGAGTTAGAGGCTGCGCTTGCTTTACTGAGCAAGGATGACAATGCTCAGTACCAGTTTACGGCCAAGCGCACCGGACACTATATCCTGATGTTCCGTGATGTGATTTCAGGTGAAAATATTCCTGTAGAGATAACCATTGCACCTTACCTAGCCTTTGCCAGCAGCGCGCAGCCGGTAAATACAGACAGCACTGCCAATGTGAAATTATGGTTAAGTGATGAGCCAGCCTACTATCCAGTAACGGCTAAGCTGACCTCACAAGGTGCAGAGAGCAAAAAGGTCAGTTTATTAGTGACTGATTACAGACAGTATGTCTATTCAGTTGCCGTAAACGCCGATACCGAGTTTGTGTTAGATGAGGTAGAAGGGGCACTTAACGGTACGCCAAAACGGCATCAGTTGCAGTTACAAAAAACGCCTATTGCACTTGCCGTAAAAGCAATAGCCACCCAGCAGGGGTATGAAACGGTGGTGATTAACCAAGAGGGAGGGGATGTGACATTATCTGCACTGGTACTAAATGCTGATAATGTTAATTATAGCTGGAGCAGTGAGAGTTTAGATATTAGTGCAGATGGCTATCAGTTGACATTTAACCCTGCAAGTGTATCTACCGGTGTACATAAAGTATTGGTAAATGTTAGCGAAGCTAATGGTCAGCAAGGTCAATATTTATTAACCTTACAAATTATAAGTCACTGTATTGAAAATAATTGTTACAGCAAAAACGGTTTACCTTCATCGGTATTAGCCAGTGAGCAACCACAGCGCTTACCTGTATGCCCAGTGGGTGATAGTCTTCGGGTTGAGCAATGTCAGTTAGCAGAGCAAGGCGGTTATATTGCTAGCAGCGAATTGTATCAACTTACACTGGGTGAGTGGTCAATGGCAGAGTCTTGGGACAATATGCAATTTGGTGCAGCATTAGGTAAAGCATTAGCTGAAGACGCAGGTTACACGCATCAGGGTGTGATGGTTAACTTTAATATTACTGAGTTAAGTGTACCAGGCGAGTCTGTGCCGGTTGTTATTAGCTTACCCGTTGGCCAACAAATTATGTCGGACGCAGTATGGCGCAAATATGTAAATGGCCGCTGGCAGAACTTTGTGGTTAATGCTAGCAATATCATTGAAAGTGCAGCAACGGATGCCAATAAGCAGTGTCCAGCAGTATCGTCAGATGTGTGGCAGTCAGGGTTGACAGCAGGCCATGCTTGTATTCGTTTAACTCTTCAAGATGGTGGACCTAACGATAATGATGTTAAGACGAATGGTGTTATTCAAGATCCTGGTGTATTAGCGGTGGTAAATGCCACTAAACCGCTGCCGCCAGAAACACCAGATGAAGTGAAGCCACGCTCTAGTGGCTCAATAGGTACTCTGTTTATAGTATTTATGAGTTTAGTGTTGGTATGGCGTTGCCGAGTACTGGTAAGTAAACGCCTGAAATAA
- a CDS encoding ATP-binding cassette domain-containing protein — protein MLEIKSLQLATQQQPLLALTATINAGEILTLMGPSGSGKSSLLNWLAGLLAPEFNASGQLWLNGQNITDFAAHQRKMGLLLQDPLLFPHLTVAANISFAMPRRFKAAERAERIQQALQSVGLANMADRHPQSLSGGQQARVALLRLMQSEPKALLLDEPFSKLDSTLRQEVRELVFAYIRQAAIPAVLVTHDAADIPALGHVVKLTDFKAEQPC, from the coding sequence ATGCTGGAAATTAAATCTTTACAGCTAGCCACTCAGCAACAGCCGTTATTAGCGTTAACAGCAACGATTAATGCTGGCGAAATTTTAACCCTGATGGGGCCATCGGGCAGTGGCAAATCTAGCTTATTAAATTGGTTAGCCGGTTTGTTGGCGCCAGAATTTAACGCTAGCGGGCAATTGTGGCTCAATGGCCAAAATATCACTGACTTTGCCGCCCATCAGCGCAAAATGGGCTTGCTACTGCAAGATCCGTTATTATTTCCGCATTTAACGGTGGCGGCTAATATTAGCTTTGCTATGCCTAGGCGCTTTAAAGCCGCTGAGCGGGCAGAGCGCATACAGCAGGCATTGCAAAGCGTTGGGTTAGCCAACATGGCTGATAGGCATCCGCAAAGTTTATCGGGTGGTCAGCAAGCGAGAGTGGCGCTATTACGGCTGATGCAGTCCGAGCCTAAAGCGCTGTTGCTGGATGAGCCCTTTTCTAAACTCGATAGCACTTTGCGCCAAGAAGTACGAGAATTAGTGTTTGCTTATATTCGCCAAGCGGCAATCCCAGCCGTATTAGTCACCCATGATGCGGCCGATATTCCGGCTTTAGGTCATGTAGTTAAATTAACTGATTTTAAGGCGGAGCAACCATGTTAG